In the Candidatus Cloacimonadota bacterium genome, AATGAATATTGAATTAGAAGGAGGTGAAATGGCTCGAAGAGAAGAGATCCTGGAAGCGGCTCAGCATGCTTTCCTGAAATACGGCATCGAGAAGATCACTTTAGATGATATTGCTCATGAATGCGGTATTCAGAAAACAGCTCTATATTACTATTTTAAAAACAAGGAAGAGCTTCTGGCAGAGATGATCCTGCTCAAAATCAATGAGATTCAGGATAGAATAAAAAAGGCTGTGGATGCTGCTGGCAGCGTGAAAGAAAAACTGAGAACTTACATGAGCACAAAAATAAACATCATGCGTGAAAATATGCAGTTTTTGCAGCTATTCGATAAAGAAGGTTTACCGATGAGAGCGCAGAAATTCCTGGAAGAAAATAAACAGAAGCTGATGCAGACGGATTTCTGCCTGGTCAAAGATATCATCAAGCAAGGGATAAAAAA is a window encoding:
- a CDS encoding TetR/AcrR family transcriptional regulator, whose protein sequence is MARREEILEAAQHAFLKYGIEKITLDDIAHECGIQKTALYYYFKNKEELLAEMILLKINEIQDRIKKAVDAAGSVKEKLRTYMSTKINIMRENMQFLQLFDKEGLPMRAQKFLEENKQKLMQTDFCLVKDIIKQGIKNQKVSYELKDSLVLMILGVTYGTFVGRYLEDANWDVDEMIETSIEVIFKGIE